The Vigna angularis cultivar LongXiaoDou No.4 chromosome 6, ASM1680809v1, whole genome shotgun sequence genome contains the following window.
AAcaagtcagaaaaaaaaaaaaaacagcctTTGCCCTTAGCTCAGGTGGAGTTCTTATTTTTCTGCTACTTGTCTTTATGTTGAAAATAATGGTAATGATTAAAATGAATCATGGggttctttattttttcatgaaagtgaaaaaagtttcatcattttctatGTTTTCAAAGTGTGCTTTTTGTTATGGAAAGCTGTTTTTCTTTGAGTTTGGGTTTGTTTATGAGGCTTGCAGAGTTAGTTGAGCTTCCTGTCTCAAAATATGCTCAATTTGTTGggtttaatgttttgtttagaTTCTTGTTTTTCATCGGTTTTTGTTTCTCTGGGTTTGTAAATGTGCTCGTACTTTCTATCTATGGCCGAGAGTTGAATTTTCCTTTTTGGGAGCTTGGGAATTGAATTATTTGGTGATTTATTTATTCAGAGTTCAGAATGGCAAAAACCAGTCATGGTTCCATTTCATTGGTTTGCTTGTTCACTCTTCTTCTAGTAAAGTTCCAAACGTGACCCACTCAAAGTCTTTCTCTTTctattcctttttttatttttcattttaaagatTTGTTTATGCTTATTTGATTATTCAGTTTTCTGGTacagattattttattatgctTTTAAAGGGTGTGTTTGCATAAGGAGTCAAAATCCGGCACTCAAAAGGGTCTTTGCTTatgatttttctattatattacaaaatcaCTCAAAAGGGTCTTTGGTTATGATTTTCTATTCTACACCAAATCtaaagttcttttctttttgtgcCAACAGATAACTGATTTGCTTAGCCATGAACAACAGTGTTCCTGATTGGAATTTTGGGAGTGATTCCTGCATCACCAACAATCAAAAGAAGCCTATGGGGTGTGTGCAATTTATTTCTGTCAAAGCAGAATACTGTTCTTGTCCCAATTTAACTCTGCTTAAATTGTAACAATCCATGTGATGTGGTCAAATTCTACAGGGTGGACCAAGAACTTGTGGAGCTTCTGTGGCAAAATGGTCAGGTAGTGTTGCACAGCCAAACACATAGAAAACCAGTAGTGAATTCGATCACACCGAGACCTCTTCAGAGGGCTTTTCAATCAACATTAAGGACTAGTGAGCCATTTGGGAACTCAAGTAACTTGATTCAAGATGATGAGACAGTCTCATGGATCCAATACCCTCTTGAGGATCCATTGGAACAAGAATTCTGTTCAAACCTTTTATCTGAACTGCCACAGTGTGATGTTGAGTCCTATAAGCAAATCAAGCCATTTGAAGAGGCAAAGTTTACCAAATTGGATGCTTCTGGTGCCCCCCATGTGCTTGTAAGTTCACAATCACCTACTATGAAATCCTCCTCTTTTCAGGAACTCTCAGGAATTCCTATACCTGCTCCAAGATTCCATGTTTCTGATTCACctcagaaaaataataatgactTGGGTGGTGGACCATGTAAGGTTCAAAACTTCTCTCACTTTTCACCTACCCTTAATGTTTCTTCAGCATTGCCTAATGGGCGTTTTAGAGACAAAATCACTGGTAACATGTCAAAAAATGAGGTTAGAGAGTGCTCATTGATGACAGTTGGATCAAGTTACTGTGGTAGCAATCACATGACCCAAGATCCAGATGCTAGCAGGGCATCAAGCAATGGTGTTTGGACTACTACTTTATCTGTTGACCCTGAAGCTGTCAGAGATGATGTGCCAAGAACAATTCCTCTGAGTGAGAAAGGGAAATCAGAGATGCTTGAACCAACTGCTACTTCGTCTTCTGGTGGCTCAGGTAGTAGTCTAGGAAAAACTTGTTCCTTATCCACCAGAAACCAGagccaaaaaagaaaaacaatagaCGTGGAAGAATCTGAGGATCATAGTGAGGTGAAGCTGCACTCTCTGTAGTTATTATCTTCATGATTAGATTCTTTTATTCTTTGACACTGAACTACATCTTTATGTGTAATAGGACACAGAACTTAAATCACCAGTTGGCAACAAGACATCTCAAAGGACAGGGTCGGCTAGAAGGAACCGTGCTGCTGAAGTGCATAATCTATCAGAAAGGGTGGGAATTTTAGCACATTTCTTGtgaagttaatttttgtaaacTTTGTTCTCACAAGTGCCAGTGTTTTTTGTTGAAGCAGAGAAGGAGAGATAGGATCAATGAGAAGATGAAAGCATTGCAACAACTCATACCTCACAGTAGCAAGGTTAGTTATAATAATGAATGTGGACTCTACTGTCATAACTTGTTCTTTGGAAATGCATTCAGAGTCAGATAAAGCTGCAATTGTGATTCTCTGACTGCTCCGTTTAAAGTGACACAGTCAACACAGAATGTGTGAAATTTgctttaaaaaaagaagaaagaaggaatttgttgattttttaaGGATAATGAAAATCACTTCTGTTGAGAGCCATATTTAGCATAAAACAATTGGATCAGATTTggacaaaaaaaattgagtgaAGCAATCAAGTGAAGAAGACAAAATGCAAGTACTTAGATATTGATTCTCCACTTTATATGATCTTATCATATTGTCTTGAAAACTAAGTAAGGAATGTATCTGCAGACAGACAAAGCATCAATGTTGGAAGAGGCAATAGAATATTTGAAATCACTTCAGTTACAACTTCAGGTAAATGTGCGACACAATATCTTGCACATGAAATTTGTCTCACATTACtaacaaatgaaataaacaattttgttcTTGGTGCTAGCTAATGTGGATGGGATCTGGCATGGCACCAATGATGTTTCCAGGAATTCAGCACTATATGTCTCAAATGGGTATGGGAATGGCTACTTCTCCTTTCCCTCCCATTCAAAATCCAATGCAATTACCACGAGTACCTCTTGATCATCCAGTATCTTCATCTCAGACACCAAACCAGACATTGATGTGTCAAAATCCTATTTTGGGTGCCTTTAATTACCAAAATCAGATGCAAAATCCAGCTCTTTCAGAGCAATATGCACGTTACATGGGCTATCATCTTATGCAAAATGCTTCTCAGGTAACAGGTTTCTTTCAAGAGAAAGTTATTTCTCTTTTTCCCTCCTAAAACCCCTTATGTGTTCTTGATAAGCTTCCCATAGTTTACCTATTGAAACTAATTTTCCCTGTTTTTCACTTTTGTCTTGAAGCCAATCAATGTATTTAGATATGGTCCCCAGGCAGTACAACATAGTCAAACAATGATTACACCCAGCAACAGCAGTGGAAACATGAGTGGAGCAGCAAATATTGATGAGACTGTGAGTGGCAAAATGGGTAAGCCATTTGCGTAGTTCTCCTTGCTTTGACGAACATTAACATGAGCATACCACATCAATTATATGGAGAAGTTACACCTTTTTCCTGTCGGTAATAAGATGGTGACAAACAGATGTTAACTTGTCACCTTGTACATTGTAGACACCAACAGAACCTTTTTCTACAACAGTCACCAGTTCTTTATATTGAATAACCTGCATGAATAGTCCTTGCTCCATAACTTATTCAAACCCCTTGTGTTTGATAACATTCTTCACTTgcatatatgattttttctGTAGCATACCTCTGTGTGATTGGCTGCAAAAGTTGTTCTCATTTTCTCTGCTATATACATAGTATATGTCAGGTTTATATGATAGAACTTCTACTGAGTGCTTAATTTCAGTACTGCATCAACAAAAAATATGCCAACACAATTTCATGGCATTCTACAGTTTTCCACTTCTTTTTATTCCTACCTTTtatagaaaaatgattttatctTGAGAATTCATATGCTATAATTTTCATTAACTGTTCTTACTTGTCATTGTTCACAGGTTAATTAGTTTAGAAGAAAGCTTATGAGAACCTACGGCATAACTAACAAGATAATTGCAAGATGATAGAAGCCCTTGTATGCTTTCACAGTATGTCTGCctgttcatatatatatatatatatatacacatatatgtaGTTACTTATATATGAATCTATTGTACAATATTGGTCAAACCAAAAGCAACAAGAATGgggtaaaattaaataaaaaagaaaagttgatatCTAGAGGTGATTGGTTACCTTATGAAAAATTAGTACCTTCCATACAgtgatataataaattaattgtaaaaagaaaaaatagttttggTAAAAGTGACTGGCTACCTTTAAAGTAATACAGTTGCTCTCTTCTCATCATGCATAATTCCTTTATTAATTGCTTGGACATTTGGTACATGAAAAGggtccttttttttattatagatggAACATAACATATCTGTGTGGATTTTCTTATTGTGCTGATGTGCAAAGGCAGGGCTATAATTTGTAGTATGTGAGCCATTCAttgtttaaaatgtaataattagtTGCTATGAAAGGACTTAAATTAAGATGCATCCCTAGCCTATAGCATGCTACCTTTTGATGGAGAAGATTTATTCAACTAGATTAGGTCATaattttttccttgtttttcaATAGCTTACATTATGTTATAGCCTCCTATAGTGCTTGCATGATTACCAAAGCACAAGATTTTACCAAAATCAACATGTTGGGTGAGCATGCATAAGCCTGAAAAGGTTAGCTGATGCATGATTAGTTGCTACTTTAGTCTTTCCTTCTCTCAACTACAAATCACTTCCTCATGGTTTTTCTGCTGTCATCAGATAGTAATTATTCACAGGTGGAAATGAAATGCTTAACTTAACaatttttagctttttttttattttttacatgtcctgaaaaaaaggaaaaatgtcaTGAAAATTGAATATGTACCCTCCACTTTTGTTTGTGATGGCTTTATCTTTAGTCAAGCTACAAATAAATGTTGTTGCTGTGGTCCCCTGCATCAAAACTAAAGGTAGTCAACTAACTGCTAAAATTTGGATACCACTAAGTATATGTACACCAAGTTGTTTTGTTTATCTTTCCATGGGACCTCAAAAATAGACACTTGCTGAATCCATGAGCTATTTCTGCAAATGGGGTCCCCCTCCTCAATCAGAATGCCATGAAAACTAAGCAACTCACACTTTAAAAAAACCCTTGGTCATGGTTTTGTTACATATCATAATCCACACTTTATGACTCCATTTGCACACAATTCTCCTCCAATTTGCTATGTtccttcatcatcatcacctttctttttctcctttccaGGTTCTTCCACCTTTAACTAAATAGCAGCCAGCATCTgatatatgatatgatatgatatgatatgatccTTAATTGAAGGGTTTGGCATTGGATGGGGGAATCAACCCTGATAAAGCTCCAAATTTGTGTAGTGTGGTGGCCATGCAATTTGTGTTGTCTAATGAAGAGTTTGAGAAAATTTGTAGTAGACAGGTCCTTCATTATGGCCCAGTTTTGTTCTCAGCTTCTGTGTCCCATCAGGTAGAGCATTCTGCACTGTTTGTAGATCTGAGAAAGTAACATGATAGagctcattttttttttcaatcattgTGTCTCAACTCAACTTCTCATGAGAACAACTATTTTTCTCAATGACATCAACTATGGAATATATAACATTGTGCTTCATATCTCTCTCTCTTCACTAAAAACAATTCATGTCAGATGAATGTTTCACTTGCTTCACTAACAAACAACTCACATCACCATAAACAAACCACTAAACTTGTCTCTGATGATAACAATACTCTCAAAACTGTTTCTTGTGCAGTTGAATGCAACCAAGACACTATTTTAATTCTATTACTGTCCCAAAATTACAGTATTCAAGATTGTTTTTGcacataataataacaataataatatgttatttgCTGAACCAATTTTACTGAAATACaatgatttaatttattgaaggtaaattaaaaataaaagttaatagtTCACTGAAAACTAAAACCATAAgtcaaatttttatttcttttttttaagacTAATACAGTAATTCCTTGTACACAATTTTTTTCCCtcagatttttttatttgatgaaattgtgtGGGGTCCACTCGAAAATTAAGATAACACGCGTCAtctaaaaactttatttatcttCCAATAGCTAAGCAACATAAAACTATTACTCTTCTTAGACTAACCAACGATCATGTaatcttatattaatttaaattttaattaagttttaagcatttgataaatttaaatatctttaattaaaaaaattaaaatatggaatgtttaaaatatatgtgtttatttttagtagaatattttattgttaataaaatcATACGATTGTTAATTTTGTGATTTGATGAgagtatttgttttctttattaaattgGTCTTATTTACTCTATctaatgagagagagagagaatacTTAAAATTGTATTCAAAACTTAATTCAACATTTAACATGGTTTATTTTGGTTTACCTTCACTTGTGTTGAAATAGGAAGAGTAAGTTTTATATCAATTCCATTCAATAGTatatatgttattaaaataagtatattgAAACGAGTTAGAAATATTCCTCTTACAAATAATGAAAGTTTATGCTTCTTTTAGAATAAAACCTAGCTACCTAAAAGTGTTACAAAATAGACAAAATAAAGGGTCAAATAAGATAATGGCATTAAAAAGTAGCTTTTGGTGAAACAAAAAGttttatatgatatatatgATATTGAAATAGTGTTGTTACCTTTCATTCTTATCCTACACTTGAAATCACATGCTTGGTGTTAGTGATATGACATTCTTATCTTTCACTTCTTGACACAACCATTGGTTTTAGTTGCTTTTACAATAAgaattccaaaaaaaatatttatttatttattttctccttTGTAATTAGGGTGTGTATGTGGAGACTTTCCTTGCTTGTACTTGAACTGCAAAGTGCTATCAAATCCCATCACCACTATCATGTTTCTTACCATATTCTCCCCTTCAATTATCACAAATTTGATTCCATATTCACTATaccctttctttcatttttcccatgaaaaatataatttaattttaaaatttaaaagtaataataaaataatacatatttacttttatttcacacacactacaaaaataaaataaaataatcataaaaaaagacaatatcaaattaatgtaaaaaacttAGTAGTTTAAAAGTATCgttttctcaatttttaatttttaatttttagtttttgttcaCTCAAACATTGTCAATTTCCGAATGAGATTATGGTATATTTTTTTGAAGATAAAAGCAAGTTGAGTGAAAGATGAAGTAggagaatgaaaataaagaaagtgaTGGGACCCattgatgaagatctaaacaaaatgtgacatagatataattaattttaggcCATCCAAATTGGTTGTATTTGGACTACTTTTCTCCTCTATTTACCCCACAAACCCATCTCTTTCCTGAAGTGGCTATTTAGAAAAGGACTAATATCAACCCTCACAATATTTTTCATTGGGTGGTGAAAGATCATGTTGAGCTTCTTTTATATCCACAaactgaataaaaaaatatcactttaTGATCTCCATATAGCAAAATAACTGGAATCTTGGTGCCCCCACATGGCTAAAATAACCAACTCCATTATCAAACTGTAAGAATCTTAAGCTTTCACTTAATCATTGCCTTTCATTCTccctaattattttttagttgttaaATCAATCACAAAGAATAACCTCGATTTGTAAATAAGTCCAGAAAACTATCAGGTTTCTATTGTGCTTATGACATAGTCGACTTATATctttgcttctttctttctaaataaagttataaagtGAATGGTCAAAAAGTTGTAGGATTCTTTTCGAGTAAATAGTGTATTCTTTCATCAATAAATAGTATATACAAGTATAacttagtttttatattaaaaaaagggCTCTTATACATTTAGCTTATAAATGTGAACATTTATTTGTGTAATAATACTAGGTTTCACATATATCtttatactttaatttataaattaagtatcaaaatatataactaaGCATGTATCAAGTCTCAATATTCATCACCATAGATAacatatgaatttataaaaaattaaaaaaaaatctattgcGATATTATTAAagacatataataaatatattctatCAAATACAAACATCTAACAAATTCTAAGCTCTTCAAGTTTACATCTCAATCTTGATAGATCAAGGTAAGTTTCATCATCTACACATTTACATGATTTTAGATGTATAGAAACTTTTCTCCAACTTCTCACCAACCACATGATGTTTTAATCTATATAACTTAAACTCtcaataaaactaatatatatatatatatatatatatatatatatatatatatattaacatatagGTTTGTACTTAATACATTCATTACTATAAGTATTCACGTGTTATTCCAAGTTTCAATAGTGCAGAAATCACTATAGACGtccattattttgggctttttacGTCCGACCCGTATCAGACGTTCATATGGGTGACGCTGATGGGACGTCCGACCTGTTTAGTCGGACATCTAAGACCCTGGAACGAGTTTGGCCTCTGTAATTCATTGGACGTCTCTGTATACACTGACaaacgtctatagacgtccgatgtgacATTAACAAACGTCTAgtggatatttttttaaaaatattatttatttttacaataaaatcacacctaaaaagtagaaaattgtcccagaacattgtaatattatatatcaacTCGTTTGAAGTtaacaaaatactaaaaaacaatccaaaacctaaactatcaaaagttaaagttaaactaaatctaaatatgttgaacaacaataataaatcttCCTATCTAagtccatctttgcagaagataagttgtccactcCTGTCTTATCTTCTTAATTGTGTCCTTTGATATAgtagatgtactcttgaagctctgcaaaatgaagaaagatgcaTTATGTACCTATCttacaacaaagttaagttgttagaaactaagaatctaaataagttaagcatcattacctcattccaatCATCTGTAATGatagctcgaatgatggtcttaatccaagacatgacatagtacctacattcccatgaatctaactacttgttacactaaaatgacaaactaaatagtcaagcaTTTAGATAATTCAATaactagtaaaataaattagaactatagatgacttacaacctttggatacaagaCGGATACCCATTACTCTATTTACATTGAAAACACaaggtaatattaatataactatatttatcataaaatgcGAAGgtcaaaatgaatttgaaacataaaaagagaaacacttacccttgaagcatgtttcttaagtcatttttcatcttcctgtgcagcgaacaaaaccatacaattttacattgtttagAAATGATGAGGATCAACTGCCAATGAGACCTATCATGATTCATAAatagttactaaaataattaagaaaaatttaatgaaattttacttCAAGCAACccatacccatcaatgtatggcacaaagTATATGTCTCTGTTTGACTCAGCCATCCATGTTTCCAAATACTTTTGTTTGCTCTCAAttgtgttaccagaaggttggatggtctgaggttcaacaaatccgtacatggaagaccgaccttggtccaCAATGATTgcgtccatgtacctaaaacaacaaagttaagttgttagaaactaagaatgtaaataagtttaatatggaagacaaaattaactatcttacatgcaccatattTGAgggatggaaatattcaacatcctgtctcccccaatGATCTCTAGTGCATCAttgaatgtgatatatactAGGACATGAGGGGGATGCCAAATACTCTATTACCCTAGTACACTTCTACTGGTCCTCTGTTCAACCTAGGTAATTTTGTCATGAGCTTTGCTAGAGTATCATCCCCCACTTCAGCcaagtcatcatcttcatttatGACTGGCTGATGCATCGACTACTTGTGGGGACGTATGAactgaaataaaaatttcaaagttatcaataaatatttttaaatttaacatacaaagactaataataaaaatattatacttgtGGTGTagcaatgtgtgacatgatcaatgctttAGGCTAGGCTATAAAtgttcctatggcctcccccacaaaatgAGAATTTCTgaagtgggtacaggcacctaaGCCTGGGGATCCCAAACCTTGTTaatcgtcacacgcacgtggtGGGGTAATAGGGGAACACCATGAACagtctgccctccctcaagtactcgtccgacagccacaatgcgtgggtgatccccatcaaccaacagctcatacTGACCACTATACTCAGTAGGctctacagcagagcatgatcccCTAGTGCTAACCCTAGGTGGTGTGGGAGCTTCAGTGGCAACCCCATGGTGGGCTGCGTCATGAAATGCAActtctcttcaagcgctctttgaatttattttctcGTAGTttctccatgaatcgttgctgcattgatctcatgctttggttcaGCCTTTCCTCGCACTGAAGATCCTCAATGCCTCTTGACTCATGGATTGAGTGTTTTTttgtgtagggccaaagtagtcacgaagaccaatcgccccaggaactccacatacacatcctgcgtGCTCGGGCTTTCCAATGGTcattgttagaatgtcgtccctaccttggccaacaaATGTTCCCTTAGtttgctgctcaaccaactcatcctacatattaaaaaaaacattgtaaGAAGGAAAATGCGATGATaaataaacaatcaaacaatgCTTTGGTTTAAACTTACAATTTTTTGTGAGATCAAGGtagttgaggaagatgtcattCTCCCGTTAGATTTAGTACGAGCAACCTTTCAtagctcgtacctagcaggtgtAGGTGCTAGGTCAGGGGACTCAAGTCCTAAGGCCTCCGCTCGAgtcttcctcatcttcttctcaagttttgcataaccacctcgtgataacacgTGTGGTGCATCATTTAGCCTTTGCCTTTTTtaggcggctaaccttttaccctgtgaaaccatgtatattcataagtgtaaaatcataataaattgcATTAACTAAAGACTCTATAGATGTTAAGAGACAAACCTGCCAGTCGgcagactctctagatgcacgaaactgcattCACTCCTCCTGTGTGAAATTGTAGTGTTCCCATGGATTCTCATGTTgtctgtctccaaagacatatacaCGTGTCAgtcttgtcttgaaatccctccatctgGTCGCTACATGGGACAACACTTTCTTTCTATGCTGAGCAGTGTTTGGAATTTCATAATTTTGCTgtttaaaataaagaacatgttaatgacataaacctataagagaaaaaagtatatcaaatttctttttagtatacatacctgaatatctttCCATAAaaggttcttgtcgacctctaGGATGTCCTCCTAGTAATTAAGAAGGATAAACAGATGGGTTTTTGCTAACAcacccagataactcctaaacctattagcatttggccctgatgacacacctgatctggggtcaatgtcaacatgtctcctctgTCTATCAACGTGTTGGGATGTCACTTCTAGCAATCGTGTGACAGATCGACGACGTCCTGATCCTAAGGTCGACATACATGCAAAATATATACAAGGTTAGTACTACATCAAATATGATGAATAAGACAACATTTAAAGtcactaaaaataatatcacaaaacctattaagatattgttttctctcagatcccttcattgtgatcatTACGAATTGCGTGGATGTCATCGGCTACATCATCGACCTTGTCTTCAATGGGTCTTGATacaacagatgttgtctcaagtatatcaagagaatcttCATCAGCATAGCCGTGCATATTTTTTCCTTCCAAAACCACTGGCCATTTTTGATTTGCTGGAtcatttatgtaaaatatttgtcttgcatgactagccataataaatggttcattagtgtaattcatcttgttgaGGTccaccaatgtgaaaccaaagtcatctgtcatgacaccagaattgatatcaacccatttacacttgaaaactgggacACTAAAATTGACATAATCAACTTCcaatatttcttgtattattccaaaataactcatggatACTGTGATTGGAtatttgtctttagaactagcaaagtgcatGGCCTAAGCTTGTAGTGTAAccccactattttgaactctacttttgtcatcttctacctttgtctgaaaagaaatattgtttatatagtacccaccatatgtaatgacatttGTGTTTTGCTCGCGAGATAGCCTCAATAGACTTTCAGAAACAtttggagtcgcataaatctttttcttaaaccattgtaagaaggttaTGACATGTTcattaaaatgtcatttttcactcattcttgggtatgttgcctttatttcattaacgtgtttagaaatgtaaggaatcacatcaacagtgttgtttaagatgTATTAATGAGCTTGATCAACttcttttctactaacacattcaattctcacacctcgaacacccttaccttcacattttccttcatgtctgctcttAGGAAGACCCACTAGttcacaacttggcatataacttgaacaaaattcaatgacTTCTTTTACAACGTATCGCtttatgattgaagcttctggtcgatactgattcttgacacatccctttaagatcttcatgtatctttcaacagggtacatccaccttaagaaaaccggtccacatattcgaatttctcttactagatgaacaatcaaatgaaccatgatatcaaaaaaagaaggtggaaaatacatcttcAATTCACACAGTATTCTTATcccttcattttccaattcatctaaacctcTAAGGTCAACAACTTTattgcaaatggcattaaagaacaaACTCAGACTATCAGAATACCTTTAACAGAAGCAAGTAATATGCCTCTAATAACAactggtaacaattgttgcatcaatacatgacaatcgtgagattttaaaccaactaactttaactcTTCCATAGCAACAAGGTTACTAagatttgaagaataaccttgtggaaccttcacacttcttaaagagttacaaaaactttgtttttcttttttagaaagagtgtgacatgttgggggcagataggtgcgtGTTCCAATGGattgtggatgtaactcagaatggattcccatgtcagccaaatcttgtcgtgcttttattccgtctttTGTCTTCCGTTTTAGGTTTAATAAAGTTCtgatgacactgtcacaaacattttttccCACGTGCATGACATctatacaatgtctaacatcaagtttacaccagtacggaagataaaaaaatattgatcgttttttccaaatgtttttcgcaaaggtacttttatgatgtttttcgAAGACAATGTcgattaaatgtttttttcaatctacggtaaggatgattacgaggaaggaattttcgatgtcttgtatatactgtcttttgaccatgcttcaattgaaggtaactagtgttttcttcacaaatgGGACATGATAAATGACCTTTTACACTATAACCGCTTAAGTTTCCATAtgttgggaaatcatttatagcgCAAAACAACATTACACGCAAACGAAAAGATGCTTGAACATCAGAATCGAACACTTtgaccccttcttcccacaacattttcaaatcattaattaaaggtttcaagtaaaca
Protein-coding sequences here:
- the LOC108343461 gene encoding transcription factor PIF4 isoform X3, yielding MNNSVPDWNFGSDSCITNNQKKPMGVDQELVELLWQNGQVVLHSQTHRKPVVNSITPRPLQRAFQSTLRTSEPFGNSSNLIQDDETVSWIQYPLEDPLEQEFCSNLLSELPQCDVESYKQIKPFEEAKFTKLDASGAPHVLVSSQSPTMKSSSFQELSGIPIPAPRFHVSDSPQKNNNDLGGGPCKVQNFSHFSPTLNVSSALPNGRFRDKITGNMSKNEVRECSLMTVGSSYCGSNHMTQDPDASRASSNGVWTTTLSVDPEAVRDDVPRTIPLSEKGKSEMLEPTATSSSGGSGSSLGKTCSLSTRNQSQKRKTIDVEESEDHSEDTELKSPVGNKTSQRTGSARRNRAAEVHNLSERRRRDRINEKMKALQQLIPHSSKTDKASMLEEAIEYLKSLQLQLQLMWMGSGMAPMMFPGIQHYMSQMGMGMATSPFPPIQNPMQLPRVPLDHPVSSSQTPNQTLMCQNPILGAFNYQNQMQNPALSEQYARYMGYHLMQNASQPINVFRYGPQAVQHSQTMITPSNSSGNMSGAANIDETVSGKMG